The segment ATTGAAGAAGTTCGCCTATGTTGCTTCGCATGACTTGCAAGAGCCACTCAATCAAGTCGCGAACTATGTGCAGCTTCTCGAAATGCGCTACCACGATGCGCTAGATCAAGATGCCACTGAGTTCATCGATTTTGCTGTCGAAGGCGTGAGCTTAATGCAGACGTTGATTGATGATGTCTTGGTTTACTCGAAGGTTGATCTCAAAGGCATTGAATGGCAACTGACTCATTCTGAAGCGGCGCTGACTCATGCACTCAGTAACCTCAGAGGACGCATTGCCGAGACGGAAGCGACTGTAACGTATGATCCGATGCCTCAAATTGTGGCAGATGGAACTCAGTTGATGCAGCTCTTCCAGAATCTCATTGGGAATGCGATTAAATTTAGAGGCACAGAACCACCGAAGGTTCATATCGGCGCGCAACGGCAAGAAGATACTTGGCTGTTCTCAGTGCGCGACAATGGCATTGGCATCGATCCGCAATTTAGCGATCGCATCTTTGTGATCTTCCAACGCTTGCACACCCGCGATGAATATCCTGGCTCTGGAATGGGACTCGCAATCTGTAAGAAGATTGTCGAATGCCATCGAGGTCGGATTTGGGTCGAATCCAATGTCAATCAAGGCGCAACCTTCTACTTCACCATTCCCGTCGGAGGACGAGATGCCGGAAAGAAAACGCATCTTTCTCATCGAAGATAATCGAGGCGACATTCGGCTCATCCAAGAAGCGCTGAAAAGCACAGCGACAGAATGTGATGTGATTGTTGCTCGCGATGGCATGGAAGCGATGCAGATCCTTCAGGCTCAAGATCCTTACCCGGATTTGATTCTGTTGGATCTGAACTTACCAAAAAAAGATGGGCGGGAAGTGCTAGCAGAGATCAAAGCTGATCCTTTGCTCAAGCATATTCCCGTGGTTGTTCTGACCACTTCGCGCAATGAAGAAGACATTCATAAAAGCTACGATTTGCATGTCAATTGCTACATTGCTAAATCTCGAAATTTACCCCAACTATTTAAGATTATTCAGGGGATTGAGGAATTTTGGTTAGAGACTGCGACATTACCTATCAGAACTGGTTAGAGAAGCCTTCTGTGCAGGTGCTGCTTGTAGAGGATAGTGCTCCAGAAGTGCGCCTGCTCCAAGAAATTCTCAAAAGCACGATTCTGACTCGATTTGAGCTTGTCCCAGTACAGCGCATGTCAGATGCGATCGCACAGTTAAAATCGACTCATTTTGATATCGTTTTACTTGATTTGACTTTACCTGATAGCACTGGACTCGATTCTGTGAGTAACTTAACCTCTCAGTTTCCCAGTGTTGCGATCGTTGTTCTGACGAATACCAATGATGATGATCTAGCAATCAATGCAGTTCGACATGGCGCTCAGGACTATTTGATGAAGCGTCAACTCAATCCGGATACATTGATTCGCTCGATGCGATATGCGATCGAGCGAAAACAAGCCGCAGAAGCATTGCGGGAGGCAAATGAAATCTTAGAGCAACGCGTTCAAGAACGTACCGCAGAACTCAAGCAAGAGATTGAAAGATGTCAAAAAATCCAAGCCCGATTAGAACTCGCTCAAAAAGCTGCGAAAACTGGAACCTTTGAATGGAATCTACAAACGAACGAGATTAATTGGACAGCCGAGGCTGAAGCACTTTATGGTCTAGCTCCGGGAAGTTTTGCTGGGAGCTATGAGCATTGGATTGAGCTACTTCATCCTGACGATCGAACTAAGATTGAGATTGAAGATCAGCAAGCTCTCGATACTGAATTCCGAATTCTGCACCCTGACGGAAGTCTGCGCTGGATTGCGGTACAAAGTAGCCTTGTGGCTCAACCGCTGCGAATGCTTGGCATTCAAATGGACATTACCGAGAAAAAGCAGCTCGAAGCCCAATTTCTCAGAGCACAAAGACTCGAAAGTTTAGGTACTCTAGCAGGTGGAGTGGCGCATGATCTCAACAATATTCTCACGCCCATTTTGGCAGTCACTCAGATTCTGCCGCTGAAGCTTCCCAATCTCGACGATCGCAATCGCTACCTCTTAAAGACGGCTGAAACGAGCGCGCGGCGCGGCGCGGACTTGGTGAAGCAAATTCTCTCGTTTGCAAGAGGAGTCGAAGGACATCGCGTCAGTTTGCAATTGAGTCATGTTCTGCGTGAGGTGCAGCAAATCATTCAGCAGACTTTACCTAAATCGATCGACATTCATACCAATATTGCTTCTGACCTTTGCACGATTACAGGTGATGCAACCCAGATCCATCAGATTCTAATGAATCTCTGTGTGAATGCGCGGGATGCCATGCCTGAAGGTGGAACTCTAACGCTGCAGGCTGAGAACATTGAAATTGATCATGCGATCGCGCGGTTACATCTTGATGCTCACGTGGGTTCTTATGTGGTCATCACTGTCACAGATACCGGAACGGGCATTTCGCCAGAAAATCTCAATCGGATCTTTGATCCATTCTTCACGACGAAAGAGATCGGAAAAGGTACAGGTTTAGGACTTTCTGCTTTACTAGGCATTGTTAGAAGCCATCATGGATTTGTTGATGTTCAAAGTCAGTTTAATCAAGGGAGTCAGTTCAAAATTTATCTGCCTGCGGATTGCTCAAAAGAGTGTCCTTCAGAGGAGACACTACAGTCTCTATCAGGTCAGCAAGCTTGGGTACTAGTCGTGGATGATGAGCAGGCAGTCTGTGATACTTTACAAGCGATGCTATTGGCTCATGAGTATCAGGTTGTTGTCGCAAAAGGGGGGACAGAAGCGATCTCACTGTTGACCGAACATTCAGAGATTCAAACTGTGATCATGGATCTGATGATGCCGACATTAGATGGATGGGCAACGTTACCTTTACTACGGCGAGTGAACGGAGAAATTTATGCGATCGCGATGAGCGGACTTGCATCCACTGAAATTGTGACTCAAGCTGAAAGACGTGGCTTTCAAGGATTCTTACAAAAACCATTTACGACTCAAGATCTGCTGAAAGTACTCGCTCAACAACAACAGCAATTGTCGTTTTTGGTGTAGTCCGAAGCTAGAGTAGTGCTGAATTAGGTGGGAGTAGGGAGTGGGGAGTTGTTTCTTTGCTAGCTCCCTACTCTTGTTAATCGCTTACTTTTGGAAATGTTGAAATCCTTGGTCCAAGCTCAAAGTGCGATCGCTAAATTCCCCGGAACTATCAATCAATCGCACTGCTAAATCAGAAGTAATTTGACCCACGATCGCTGAGCCGCTTACTTGCTCGACCCAAAGCTTCGCTTCTTCTTGTGGCAAACATAAAACAAGCTGAAAATCCTCACCGCCGTACAATGCCCATTCCATTGCTTTTTCAGGAGTAACCCACTGTTTCAAAGCTGGATCAATTGGGATTAAAGCTCGATCGAGCTTTGCTCCGACTCCACTCATCCGACAGATTTGTAGGACTGCATCTGCTAAGCCATCACTACTATCCATTCCAGACACGCGGCTCGTCAGTTGAGGAATATCAAATCGCGGAATTGGATATTGATGTGCGCGAATTAATGAGGCTCTCTCTGGTGCAGGGTCAGAATGTAAGAGCATTTCTAATCCTGCACGGGACGACCCATGAAATCCGGTCACAAAGATGGCATCTCCGGGCTGAGCGGTCGATCGCTGAATCACACGATTCGGATCAACCTGACCAAATGCAGTAATCGCAACCGTAATCACAGGCGATCGACATAAATCTCCACCGACCAAGGCTCCCCCGTATTGATTCAGACAATCCGCCATACCTTGATAAAGCTTTTCCACCCATTCTACGGGGGTTGTTTTTGGGAGACCTAATCCAACCGTTATGCCGAGCGGTGAAGCTCCCATTGCAGCCAAATCAGAGAGATTTGCCGCGATCGCTCTCCAACCTGCGGCTTCGGGCGGCGTCGTACGATCGCTAAAATGCACGCCATCGACTAAAACATCGGAAGTAATCACAATCGATTTTCCAGGTTCAGTCGGCAGAACCGCAGCATCATCTCCCACGACCGCACGAGGACAAAAAGCTTGAACTCGTTTTAATAATCCTTGTTCGCCAATATCTTGAACGGTAAGCGTCATAGTGTCGAATTAATCCCGCGATGATGATATCAAAGAACTCACGATCGCAAACGCCTTTGTCAGTCCTAATCTCTCGGCTTACTCACGAGAATCCGCCAAGTTACAAACACTGTCACCGCAACGAAAGACCAAAACACTAAAGCATCCTGCCAATTTTCTAGAAAACCAATGTGATCTGACACGATCGCTCCTCTGTACTTTTAGAATTAATTCTATCCCGGTGAAAAACGACATATACGCAGATCGCTAAAAATAAGGCTGGAGTTCTAAAATGAGCAGATTTCAACATGCGATCGTGATTGGCAGTGGAATGGCAGGATTGTTAGCAGGCAGGGTTTTAGCAAATCACTTCGAGCAAGTGACGATCGTGGAACGAGATCGGTTTCCCGATGCACCTCAGCCCCGAAATGGTATGCCTCAATCTCGGCACTTACACGTTCTGTTAATGCGCGGACAGTTAATTCTCGAAGCATTGTTTCCAGGACTACGCGATCAGTTGATTCAAGCTGGCGCAGTATCCTTAAATCCTTCAGGCGATGTGGCATTGTTTAGTGCGTTTGGGTGGCTCCCCCGGTACGAATCGAACTTAGTCCAAATCTCAATGAGCCGAGATTTACTGGATTGGACAATTCGACAACGATTAGAGCAAGTCGAAAATGTACAATTTCTGCCAGAATCTCAGGTCACAGGACTGATTGCAACTAAAGACGGACAAGGAATTGCTGGCGTTAAAATTCAAGACCAATCTCTCTATGCAGATTGGATTGTAGATGCGAGTGGACAAACTTCCAAAACGCCGCAATGGCTCAAAGCTTTAGGATATGAACCTCCAGCAGAAATGTTTGTCAATGCCTTTATTGGATATTCGAGTCGCATCTATCGGCTGCCCGCGGGCGTTCGAGCCGATTGGAAAGGCATCTTTATTGCCTGTTCGCCTCAAGGTGCAACGAGAGGGGGCATACTTTTCCCGATCGAAGGCGATCGCTGGTCAGTCGGACTGTCTGGAGCAGAACGAGATTATCCGCCGACGACTGAAGCAGAGTTTCTAAAGTTTGCAAAAACCTTGGTCAGTCCTGAGATCTATGAGGCAATCAAAGAGGCAGAACCCTTAACGCCAATTTACGGGTTTCGGAAAACTGAAAATCGATTGCGACGGTATGAGAAAATGCAGCACCAACCTGAGAATTTCGTCGTGCTCGGACATGCAGCCTGTACGTTTAATCCAATTTATGGACAGGGTATGACGGTTGCAGCGCTCAGCGCCCAAACTTTGGATCGGTGTTTCACACAACATCGATCGAGTTCACTAAAAGGTCTGGCTCGAAAAATTCAAAAAGAGGTCGCGAAGGTACAAAATCAGCCTTGGACGTTTGCGATTAATCAGGATTATCGCTACAGCAGTGCTGAAGGGCTAAAGTCCCAAGGACTGAATCGATTGCTCGATCTGTATTTCGATCATCTCGGTCAATTGATGACGCAGAAAAAAGAGATTTATCAAGCGTTCTTAGAAGTCATGCACATGCTTAAACCTGCTTCAAGTCTGTTTCAACCAGGGATTGCAATTCAAGTGCTAGGACAAGCACTGCGATCAACAGCAGCGAGAGAAACAAATAAAAAAGAGACAATTGAACCTTCAACTGTCTCTAATAATGCTTAGGGGATGTTTGATAAAAGGATCATTCGTCGCCTCTACCCGCCCTGGAATTCCATTCCGGGGCGAGATAGACTGGAGCGAAGAAACTGTCGATACTTTTCAACCACTCTTTTAGGCTCGATCGCCCAAATTCCTATTCTTCATCTAGGGTTTCGTCATCATCCATTAGCTCGTGCTCATCCACTTGACCCACTGAATTCGCTGACACCTGCGCGCCCATCTCTAGCTTTTCACGCACCTGCACTTCAACTTCTTTGGCAATCTCTGGACGCTCTTCGAGATACTTAATGGCATTATCTCGACCTTGACTGATATTCTCGCCCTTGTAGCTATACCATGCGCCTTTACGGACAATCACATTGGTCTCTTCCGCCAAATCGACCAAACATCCAAGCGTAGAGATTCCCTTACCAAAAATGATGTCAAATTCTGCAATTCGGAACGGAGGCGCAACCTTGTTTTTTGCCACCTTCACTTTCGCACGGGTTCCAAACTCTTCGGTTCCCTTCTTCAGTGTTTGAATTCGACGAATATCCAGTCGTACCGAAGCGTAGTACTTCAGAGCTTGACCACCTGTGGTCGTTTCTGGGCTACCGTAGGTCACGCCAATCTTTTGCCGCAACTGGTTAATAAAAATCACCGTACAGCCCGATTTGCCGATGTTTCCGGTGATTTTCCGTAAGGCTTGGCTCATCAAACGGGCTTGCAGACCCATGTGCGAATCACCCATCTCGCCTTCAATTTCAGCCCGAGGAACCAACGCTGCAACCGAGTCCACGACGACCACATCAACGGCAGTCGATCGTACAAGCTGATCCACGATTTCCAATGCCGATTCACCCGTATCTGGCTGAGAAATCAAGAGATTTGCAATATCGACACCCAAAGCTGCTGAGTAGCTCGGATCAAGCGCGTGTTCAGCATCGACATAGGCTGCAATCCCACCCGACTTTTGCACTTCTGCAACTGCATGAAGCGCCAGCGTCGTTTTACCCGAACTTTCAGGGCCGTAAATCTCGATCACTCGACCTTTCGGCAAGCCGCCACCGAGCGCCAAATCCAGCGTCAAGGCTCCCGTTGGAATCGTTTCTACTTTCATCCGGGTGGCATCGCCTAGGCGCATAATACTGCCTTTCCCGAAGTTGCGCTCGATCTGGGTGAGCACGAGATTTAGGGCTTTTTGCTTATCGGTCGTTTCTGTTGTTGTTGTTTTACTTGCCATTAGCGCCTCAGAAAGTAGGTGTGAAAAATATGTGGGGCAAACGGGAGGGAATGAATCCAAACTTGATCAAGGGGGCAATTGTACCCGATGCGCTTTGATCTATCATCTTATTCCCAAAATTTGTAGCATGGAGATCTGGAATTGCTCTCTCTAGGGTAACGAGTATGACCTCGAAACTGCCGAATTTATTGGTTCCGGATTCCGCCCTATCTGTGGCGGATTTAACGGCTTACATTCAATCGCTGATCGAGCAGGATGATCAACTGCGTCAGGTTTGGTTAACCGGAGAGGTTTCGAGTGCAACTCGATATCGCAGCGGTTTGTTTTTTACGCTGCAAGATCCAGCGGCCAAGGCGGTGATTCAGTGTGTGGTTTGGAGTAGTCAATTGCATAAGTTGACGACGATCCCAGCGCCGGGAGAACAGTTGATTGTGCTCGGTCGGGTGCATGTACAGCCGCACCGGGGCAGTTATCAGTTGGTGGTCTGGCAGGCACTTCCGGGTGGGGAAGGTCTGCGTGCTTTGCGATCGCGTCAACTCAAAGACCGTCTAGAAGCAGAAGGGCTGTTTGATGTCGATCGCAAACGCCCAATTCCATCTCATCCTCAAACTGTGGCGGTGGTGACTTCACCGCAAGCCGCCGCTTGGGGAGACATTCAAAGAACGCTCAAACGACGGTATCCAGGTCTTCGGGTGCTGTTTTCCCCTGCATTAGTGCAAGGTGATCAGGCTCCCAGCGCGATCGTCAATGCGATCAGGCGAGTGGAGCGAGATGGCAGAGCGGATGTACTAATTCTATCACGAGGAGGCGGTGCGATCGAAGATATGGCTTGTTTTAATGACGAAAATGTGGTGAGAGCGATCGCAAACTGCTCAATTCCAGTAATTGCGGGCATCGGACATCAAAGAGACGAGTCGTTGGCGGATTTAGCAGCCGATGTTTTTGCACATACGCCAACTGCGGCGGCAGAACAGGCAGTGCCTTGTTTGGCGGATTTGTATGAGATTCATTTAGAGCGATCTGAGGCATTAAGCTCAGCCATGGCGAGGTACATGATGATCGCTCAGGATCGATTGGTGGGATTGCGCGATCGCATGTCTCGCTTGAAGCTCGATCGGGCATTAAAACAGGAAATGCAAGTCGTATCCTGGTTGCAGCAGCGATTAATTCATTCGACGCAAAGACGATTTCAATCCGCATCGCAGCATTGTCAGATGCTTCAAGAAAAATTAACAACGCTTGATCCGCAAGCCGTTTTGCAGCGAGGATATGCGGTCGTCCGTTCTGCGAAAGGAATTGTGCGATCTGCCAAAGATGTAAAAATTGGAGATAACTTGACAATTCAACTCGGACAAGGAGAAATTGAGGTGTACGTCAATAGTGTATTGAATACATCAGCCCAACCGAATCCAGAACAACTATAAATAAGGAAAGCCCACTTGCAAATGACGAATGGCTAATTCTTCTCGCTTCAACCCTTCTAAAACATTGAATCAACTCTCTACGGACACTTGGAACTATGAGCAGACCGTGGCACGAGTTGAGGAGATTTTGACGCGAATTGAATCCGGCGAATTGGAATTAGCGGCTGTGTTTGAAGAGTTTTCGACGGCTGTAGAGTATTTGCGGCAGTGTGAAACATTTCTGGCAGAGCGTCAGCGTCAGGTAGATTTGCTCATCGAAACCTTGACTGACGAAGCTGAGTTTTAAAGAATCTTCTCTCCCATCGGCTGGCAAAACGGTTGAACCCCTGTTTTCAGGACGTAAATTGCAACTGGAACCGCAAGCCGCATGGGTAGCTGAGTTTGAGACACGATTGTATCCACCAACTCGCCGGACAAACCATCTTCTAACTTTTCTTTAATATCTGCCTCACAGAGAATATGCCGCCAGCGCTTTGCCAATCCATCGATCCAGCGCTCATTTTCTTCAGGAAGCTGTCCTGATTTGATCGCCAGAGCAATTGCTGCATCTTCAAGATCTCCGTCGCAATCTTCAATCACGTCTAAAGCTGCTAAAGCAGTCGGGTGATCTGAAAGCTGTTCGCGGAAAAACTCAAGATCTGCTGGCGAAACAATAATCGACATGGGCTAGTCCTGAAAAACTCAATTCCGATGTTAGCTTATTCACAAGCTCTCAAGGCATCTAAATCGGCTGAAACGATTTTGTCTAGATTGCGGGTAATTTTTTGGATATCCCAATTCCACCAAGCGATCGACAATAGCTCTTGCACGACTTCATCTGAGAATCGCTGTCGAATTGGTTTTGCGGGATTGCCTCCAACGATCGTATAAGCAGGAACGTCTTTCGTGACGACCGATTTCGCAGCCACGATCGCGCCGTCTCCAATCTGAACTCCCGGCATAATTATCGCTTCATAACCCAACCAAACATCATTGCCAATCACCGTATCGCCTTTATATGGAAGCTCTTGAGGAACTGGTGTGACTGTCTCCCATCCATTGCCAAAGATGTTAAACGGATAAGTTGAGAAGCCAGAGAGCTTATGATTTGCGCCATTCATGATGAACTTGACTCCTGTTGCAATGGCGCAGAACTTACCGATGATTAAGCGATCGCCAATAAAGTCAAAGTGGTAGAGAACATTGCGCTCAAAGTTTTCAGAGTCTTCTGGATCATCGTAGTAGGTGTAATCGCCAATGATGATATTGGGATTCTGAACGGTATTTTGAATGAAGCAGATTTGGGGAAATCCCTTCATCGGGTGCTTGTCTTTCGGATCGGCTCCGTACATCGGCGATCTTCCTATGAATTGAGTCAAACTGTTCTTGGTTTCTATTCTAGAAGCGATCGCTGGTCTGAATCAGTAGGATGCAGCATCTCAAAAAAACGCTATGCTTCTAGTGCAAGTGATCTGTTTTTTGAGATGTTAGATCTGACAAAACTCGCTCAACAAATGCAAGGCATTAGCCAACAGTTGACCCTCGAAGCAACGGCAACTCGACAACGCCTCGATCGAGCACAATTGCTAATGGCGCAAGCAAATGAGCGACAAGCAGATCTCGTGCAAATGCAAGAACTATGGCGCGATCGCTTAAATTTCACCGCAGCGATGCCACTCGAATCCCTCGACACTCGCATTGAGATTGCTGCACCTCCGGCTGCTCATACGGTGATTGCCACCGATGGTTCTCAAATCGCACCCAGTCATCATGAAATTGCTTATTGCTATTTGATCAATGTGGGACGGATCATTTTGCACTATGGGCAAAGCAAGTTACCTTTACTCGATAGCTTGCCAGAAGTCTTTTATCGCCCTGAAGATCTCTATGTTTCTAGGCAATGGGGAATTCGCACCGAGGAGTGGATGGGCTATCAAAGAACTGCTTTAGAAGCGCAAATTCTAGCAGAGTTAGCACAAGCTCTAACTGATGAAATGGAAGCTCCAACACTCGCGCTTACAGATGGTTCTTTGATTTACTGGTTTTTGGAACAGTTACCTGCTGAAGCACGCGATCGTATTCTGGCTCCCATCCTAGCCGCATGGGATCAATTAAGAGCGATTTCCGTGCCGCTAGTTGGTTATATCAGTGCTTCTCGCAGCGGAGAAGCTTTGAATTTCTTAAGGCTGCAAAGCTGTCCTTACCTCGCACCGGACTGTATGACGCATTGTAGTGAAGTCGTCGATCGTGCGCCTTGCCAAGTCCTCGATCCACTTAAAGATGCAGCTTTGTGGGCAATTAGGCTAGAACCGGGACAACGTAGTCCCTTATGGAAGAGTTCGGCTCGAATTCAGGAATTTTATGGCGATCATGCGATTCATTTCTGCTATGTGAATGTTGGTAGTGAAATTGCGCGGGTGGAAGTTCCGGCTTGGGTTGCAGCCGATGAGGATATGTTGCAATCTGCATTGAGTTTAGTATTGGGTCAGGTACAGAAAGGATATGGATATCCCGTGGCGCTGGCAGAGGCGCATAATCAAGCTGTTGTACGCGGCGGCGATCGCGCTCGATTCTTTGCACTTCTCGAACAGCAGATGATCAAAGCTGGATTGCGCAATGTCGGCACGTCCTACAAAGAAACTCGAAAGCGGGGCAGTATCGCTTGAGTGTGTTTTTTCTTGAAGCCAAGAGTCGTTTGATTTTCCCTGAAACTTGAAATTGGTAAAGTAAGGTTGCATCCTGTTTGGTTGAGCGAATGCAATTCACTTTTCATCCTGCTGAAGATTTCAGCGATCTCAAACGGTTTGGCAGAATTTTGTCGCAGTGCTTTGATGCGCCACTTTCAGATGAGCCTACTTATCTCAGTCGAATTGGAGTAGAGAATACTCGGCTTTTATGGGCAGACCAAGAAGTGATCGGAGGATTGGGATTGCTCAATTTAGGGCAATGGTACAACCGAGTGAACTTGCCGATGGTTGGAGTCGCAGCCGTGGGCATTGCTCCAGAATGGCGAGGACAAGGCAGCGCGATCGCGCTATTAAAATCGACGTTGCAAGAACTGCATGATCGAGAAGTGCCTCTCTCTGTCTTATTTTCTGCGGCTCAACCTTTGTATCGAAAAGTCGGATATGAGCAAGCTGGAGCTTTTTGCATTTGGGAAGTGGATACGGCGAGCATTCAACTTCACTCGCAAGAATTGCCAGTCCGATCGTTAAGTTTAGATTCTCCTCTGTTTGCTACACTATACAATCAGCAAGCCCAACGAAATCAAGGGTTTCTCGATCGCAATTCTGTCATTTGGTCGAATCTCTATAGCTTTGATGCAAAATCTCCAACGTATGCTTATCAAATTGGAGAAGAAGGCTATATTACCTTTCAGCAAAACCAAGGACGGTTGATTGTCAAAGATTGGGTTTTACTGTCACCTGCTGCGATGCGGCAGTTCTGGGCGTTTTTATCACATCATCGATCGCAAATCGATCGCATTGAATGGAAAAGCTCACCCATTGATGTTCTTAGTTTATGTCTGCCGGATCAAACTGCTAAAATCAAATCCTTGAGTCGGTGGATGCTACGGATTGTGCACCTTAAACAAGCACTAGAACAGCGGAGCTATCCGAATTCAATCGAAACTGAACTCCATCTCAATGTTCACGATTCCCTATTTTCAAGCAATCATGGCTTATTTACGCTGAGTATTGCCAAAGGGAAAGGAACCTTGACCCCAGGGGGCAAAGGTGAGCTACAGCTCAGCATTAATGCACTTTCTCCCCTGTATACAGGATTGTTAACCGCAGAGCAACTCGCTTGCTCATACCAACTGAACGGAACTGCAACTGCGATCGAGACTGCAACCTCTCTCTTTTCGAGTCCGCTTCCCTGGATGCCTGATGCATTTTAATTCTCAGTCAAGCTGTAAGCCGGAGTCGCAAATTAGAATTCTGCTTGCCGATTTTAATGGATAGACGATTAAAAACCGCAGATTTCATCACAAAGATAGATGAATTTAGTGTTTAATACGCTAGTGTCTATCTTTGTTGACGGTTTTCGATTATACCTCCACAATGCAAGGTAGTTTGTAATCAGGGTAATCACAAAACCATATCCACGTCTTGATGTAATGTCTTCACATTGATGTAATGTCTTCACAGGTGGTCATTCAATTTATGCCTCGCGATATCGCCCAACTTCTAAAACCCCTTGAATCTGGGCTAATCGTATCTTGCCAAGCACCCGCAGATTCACCCTTAAATCACCCGACGATCATTGCTGCGATCGCAGAATCTGTGGTTGCCCAAAATGCAGTTGCCGTTCGGATTGATACGCCAGAACGAGTTACTGCTGTCCGGCAGCGGATTTCGGCTCCAATCTTGGGTCTCTGGAAGCAGAAGATTCCAGGATATGAAGTTTATATCACGCCTAGGTTTGAACAGGCTCAAGCACTAGCAGAAGCTGGAGCCGATTTTATTGCGATCGATGCGACCTTGCGCGATCGACCTGAACCCATTGAAATCTTGATCCAGAGGATTCATCAGGAACTCGGTAAGCTTGTGGTCGCGGATATTGATAGCTTGGAATCTGCGATCGCAGCGATTCAAGCTGGGGCAGACATGATTGCCACGACCATGTACGGATTTACGCCAGCGACAGAAGGCTGTTCACCGCCAGCTTTTGATCTGTTAGCTGAGATTCTCGAGAAATCAAATGTACCTGTTATTTGTGAGGGCAAAGTCAATTCGCCGGAACTTGCAAGACAAGCGATCGATTTAGGTGCATATGCAGTTGTTGTGGGAACGGCAATTACGGGGATTGAAGCTCATGTGCAAGCGTT is part of the Leptolyngbya boryana PCC 6306 genome and harbors:
- a CDS encoding DNA double-strand break repair nuclease NurA, whose translation is MLDLTKLAQQMQGISQQLTLEATATRQRLDRAQLLMAQANERQADLVQMQELWRDRLNFTAAMPLESLDTRIEIAAPPAAHTVIATDGSQIAPSHHEIAYCYLINVGRIILHYGQSKLPLLDSLPEVFYRPEDLYVSRQWGIRTEEWMGYQRTALEAQILAELAQALTDEMEAPTLALTDGSLIYWFLEQLPAEARDRILAPILAAWDQLRAISVPLVGYISASRSGEALNFLRLQSCPYLAPDCMTHCSEVVDRAPCQVLDPLKDAALWAIRLEPGQRSPLWKSSARIQEFYGDHAIHFCYVNVGSEIARVEVPAWVAADEDMLQSALSLVLGQVQKGYGYPVALAEAHNQAVVRGGDRARFFALLEQQMIKAGLRNVGTSYKETRKRGSIA
- a CDS encoding GNAT family N-acetyltransferase, encoding MQFTFHPAEDFSDLKRFGRILSQCFDAPLSDEPTYLSRIGVENTRLLWADQEVIGGLGLLNLGQWYNRVNLPMVGVAAVGIAPEWRGQGSAIALLKSTLQELHDREVPLSVLFSAAQPLYRKVGYEQAGAFCIWEVDTASIQLHSQELPVRSLSLDSPLFATLYNQQAQRNQGFLDRNSVIWSNLYSFDAKSPTYAYQIGEEGYITFQQNQGRLIVKDWVLLSPAAMRQFWAFLSHHRSQIDRIEWKSSPIDVLSLCLPDQTAKIKSLSRWMLRIVHLKQALEQRSYPNSIETELHLNVHDSLFSSNHGLFTLSIAKGKGTLTPGGKGELQLSINALSPLYTGLLTAEQLACSYQLNGTATAIETATSLFSSPLPWMPDAF
- a CDS encoding putative N-acetylmannosamine-6-phosphate 2-epimerase; protein product: MSSQVVIQFMPRDIAQLLKPLESGLIVSCQAPADSPLNHPTIIAAIAESVVAQNAVAVRIDTPERVTAVRQRISAPILGLWKQKIPGYEVYITPRFEQAQALAEAGADFIAIDATLRDRPEPIEILIQRIHQELGKLVVADIDSLESAIAAIQAGADMIATTMYGFTPATEGCSPPAFDLLAEILEKSNVPVICEGKVNSPELARQAIDLGAYAVVVGTAITGIEAHVQAFDAALRKKIPALLIERNDTYHFALFTQEHPSYRNYVRSKLRQYNPETTSANGYFDQSALRGLPIEIFLLDDRDKVKAGLVSLTRWNWLLIEALWVEESIRRQGFASQLMHLAEQEARRRGCTEALLDTFSFQAKEFYEKLGYEMFAQVDDYPSGYSFFQLKKEL
- a CDS encoding Vat family streptogramin A O-acetyltransferase, which encodes MYGADPKDKHPMKGFPQICFIQNTVQNPNIIIGDYTYYDDPEDSENFERNVLYHFDFIGDRLIIGKFCAIATGVKFIMNGANHKLSGFSTYPFNIFGNGWETVTPVPQELPYKGDTVIGNDVWLGYEAIIMPGVQIGDGAIVAAKSVVTKDVPAYTIVGGNPAKPIRQRFSDEVVQELLSIAWWNWDIQKITRNLDKIVSADLDALRACE